Proteins encoded together in one Micromonospora auratinigra window:
- the rnc gene encoding ribonuclease III: MTNDKRRRAPVGHLEAAFGVSLDPELLERALTHRSYAYENGGLPTNERLEFLGDSVLGVVITTALFHNHPDLPEGQLAKLRASVVNMRALADVARGLGPDGLGAYLLLGKGEEATGGRDKASILADTLEALLGAIYLQYGLDTAAIVIHRLFDPLMAESAGRGAALDWKTSLQELTAALGLGVPEYRIEGTGPDHLKTFTAWVVVAGNRYGGAEGRSKKEAEQRAAESAWRMLTEQAEAEAAAGAAAEGGEPDATGADATDSAGAAASGAAGAGAAAAARPEAQVDGAAADAAGAGAGRA; this comes from the coding sequence ATGACCAACGACAAGCGGCGGCGCGCGCCCGTCGGCCACCTCGAGGCGGCCTTCGGGGTGTCGCTCGACCCGGAACTGCTGGAGCGGGCGCTGACCCACCGCTCCTACGCGTACGAGAACGGCGGCCTGCCCACCAACGAGCGGCTGGAGTTCCTGGGCGACTCGGTCCTCGGCGTGGTGATCACCACCGCGCTCTTCCACAACCACCCGGACCTGCCCGAGGGGCAGCTCGCCAAGCTCCGGGCCAGCGTGGTCAACATGCGGGCGCTGGCCGACGTGGCGCGCGGCCTCGGCCCGGACGGGCTCGGCGCGTACCTGCTGCTGGGCAAGGGCGAGGAGGCCACCGGCGGCCGGGACAAGGCCAGCATCCTGGCCGACACCCTGGAGGCGCTGCTCGGCGCGATCTACCTCCAGTACGGCCTGGACACCGCCGCCATCGTGATCCACCGCCTCTTCGACCCGCTGATGGCCGAGTCGGCCGGCCGGGGCGCGGCGCTGGACTGGAAGACCAGCCTCCAGGAGTTGACCGCCGCGCTGGGGCTGGGCGTCCCGGAGTACCGGATCGAGGGCACCGGCCCCGACCACCTGAAGACCTTCACCGCCTGGGTGGTGGTGGCCGGCAACCGGTACGGCGGCGCGGAGGGGCGCAGCAAGAAGGAGGCCGAGCAGCGGGCCGCCGAGTCCGCGTGGCGGATGCTGACCGAGCAGGCCGAGGCCGAGGCCGCCGCCGGCGCGGCGGCGGAGGGCGGCGAGCCGGACGCCACCGGCGCGGACGCGACGGACAGCGCGGGGGCGGCCGCGTCCGGCGCGGCCGGTGCGGGTGCGGCGGCCGCCGCACGGCCGGAGGCCCAGGTCGACGGGGCTGCGGCGGACGCCGCCGGGGCGGGCGCCGGCCGTGCCTGA
- a CDS encoding phosphate acyltransferase PlsX: MAVDLLGGDDAPAVVVDGALRAVRSDPDLHLLLVGPTEVADGLIAALDPEQRARVTVRPVRTAVGMADHPTAARAESTVRSAVNAVRDGIADALVSAGSTGATVTAAALGLGRWTGVRRPALVATLPAVAGPVVLVDVGGSLDAGTAALARHAVLGAAYAAVAHAVAAPRVGLLSVGTETGKGDRLRRAADPVLAATPLPCGARYVGLVEGYDVSVGTRADVVVTDGFTGNVLLKAIEGAYAMAGGPPASGGAPRAAALLGVAGTVVVCHGAARPDDVASGIALAAHLWRRDAAHTVSTLLDGVPHDPAPDTETTPR, encoded by the coding sequence ATCGCCGTTGACCTCCTCGGCGGGGACGATGCTCCCGCCGTCGTGGTTGACGGCGCTCTGCGAGCAGTGCGCAGCGACCCTGACCTGCACCTGCTGCTCGTCGGACCGACCGAGGTCGCCGACGGGCTGATCGCTGCGCTGGACCCGGAGCAGCGGGCCCGGGTCACCGTCCGCCCGGTGCGGACCGCCGTCGGCATGGCCGACCACCCCACCGCCGCCCGGGCCGAGAGCACCGTCCGCTCGGCGGTCAACGCCGTCCGCGACGGGATCGCCGACGCGCTCGTCTCCGCCGGCTCGACCGGCGCCACCGTCACCGCCGCCGCGCTCGGCCTCGGTCGCTGGACCGGGGTACGCCGGCCCGCCCTGGTGGCCACCCTGCCCGCCGTGGCCGGCCCGGTGGTCCTGGTCGACGTCGGCGGCAGCCTCGACGCCGGTACCGCCGCCCTGGCCCGGCACGCCGTCCTCGGCGCCGCGTACGCCGCCGTGGCGCACGCCGTCGCCGCGCCCCGGGTCGGACTGCTCTCCGTCGGCACCGAGACCGGCAAGGGCGACCGGCTGCGCCGGGCCGCCGATCCCGTGCTCGCCGCCACGCCGCTGCCGTGCGGCGCACGCTACGTCGGCCTCGTCGAGGGGTACGACGTCTCCGTCGGCACCCGCGCCGACGTCGTGGTCACCGACGGCTTCACCGGTAACGTGCTGCTCAAGGCCATCGAGGGCGCGTACGCGATGGCCGGCGGGCCCCCGGCGAGCGGTGGCGCCCCCCGCGCGGCCGCCCTGCTCGGCGTGGCCGGCACGGTGGTGGTCTGCCACGGCGCGGCCCGCCCCGACGACGTCGCCTCCGGCATCGCCCTCGCCGCCCACCTGTGGCGGCGCGACGCCGCCCACACCGTCTCGACGCTGCTCGACGGCGTCCCGCACGATCCCGCACCTGACACCGAAACGACACCGAGGTAG
- the mutM gene encoding bifunctional DNA-formamidopyrimidine glycosylase/DNA-(apurinic or apyrimidinic site) lyase yields MPELPEVETVRQGLAQWVTGRTITAVQVRHPRAIRRHEPGATHFADVLTGRTVTDVRRRGKYLWLPLDSGDALIGHLGMSGQLLLQPVDAADELHLRVRFRFADDGPELRFVDQRTFGGLSVSAGGAELPAEIAHIARDPMDPEFSDAGFVAALRRRRTEVKRALLDQTLISGVGNIYADEALWRAKLHGIRPTDALTAPAAGRLLGHVRDVLGEAITQGGTSFDELYVNVNGESGYFDRSLNAYGREGEPCPRCGAPIRREAFMNRSSYSCPRCQPRPRGALRG; encoded by the coding sequence GTGCCTGAGCTGCCCGAGGTGGAGACCGTCCGGCAGGGCCTCGCCCAGTGGGTGACCGGCCGGACGATCACCGCCGTGCAGGTGCGGCACCCCCGGGCGATCCGCCGGCACGAGCCGGGCGCGACCCACTTCGCCGACGTGCTGACCGGCCGGACCGTCACCGACGTCCGCCGCCGGGGCAAGTACCTCTGGCTGCCGCTGGACAGCGGGGACGCCCTGATCGGGCACCTCGGCATGTCCGGCCAGCTGCTGCTCCAGCCGGTGGACGCCGCCGACGAGCTGCACCTGCGGGTCCGGTTCCGGTTCGCTGACGACGGCCCCGAGCTGCGCTTCGTCGACCAGCGCACGTTCGGCGGGCTGTCCGTCTCGGCCGGCGGGGCGGAGCTGCCCGCCGAGATCGCGCACATCGCCCGCGACCCGATGGACCCGGAGTTCTCCGACGCCGGCTTCGTGGCGGCGTTGCGGCGGCGGCGCACCGAGGTGAAGCGGGCGCTGCTGGACCAGACCCTGATCTCCGGCGTCGGCAACATCTACGCCGACGAGGCGCTCTGGCGGGCGAAGCTGCACGGCATCCGCCCGACCGACGCGCTGACCGCCCCGGCGGCCGGCCGGCTGCTCGGGCACGTGCGCGACGTGCTGGGTGAGGCGATCACGCAGGGCGGCACCAGCTTCGACGAGCTGTACGTCAACGTCAACGGCGAGAGCGGCTACTTCGACCGCTCGCTCAACGCGTACGGGCGGGAGGGCGAGCCCTGCCCGCGCTGCGGGGCGCCGATCCGGCGCGAGGCGTTCATGAACCGGTCGTCGTACAGTTGCCCGCGCTGCCAGCCCCGGCCCCGGGGTGCCCTTCGGGGATGA